Genomic DNA from Paenibacillus borealis:
CGTTTTGGTAGATAAGCAGTTGAATGAGCTTGGGCTAATCATCGGCGGTTATCTGGCGGTATATATACTTACTACAATCGGGATTACCGTCAGTAAGCGGTTTTCCAACCAGTTAATCCTGAAATATGATCTGAGAATCAAGAATAAGCTGCTCAAGAAGCTTATCAGCCTTGAACATAATGAATATAGCAAATATAGCATTGGCGACGTTAAGAGCCGGATTGAGAACGATGCTGCTGTTGCCGGGAAGTTTTTCACAACGCATATCTTAGATTTTATCTACGCAGTGGTTTACGCTGTGGCGTTAGCGGTAATTCTACTATGCTATGACTGGCGGATTGCGCTTATCAGTTTTATTTTTGTTCCGGTCTCTTTCGTTACGGTTAATTTCCTGGGAGGAAAGACGAAGCAAGCCGGAGAGGAACTATGGGCACTGCAAATTCAATACGAGACCTTCCTGCACACGAGTTTTCAAAACTGGAAGGATATCAAGACCAACAACCTTGAAGATGCTCAATTTGCTGAATTAAACGGACATTACAAGAAGATCAGGCATGTCTGGTTTCTTAACCAGCTCTATATGCATCTGGGGATTACCTATTCGTTCTTCACCAAGAACTTCATTACCCAGCTGTTCATCTATTTTATCGGCGGATTATTTGTCATTAAGGGTTATTCGCAAGTCGGTGTGCTGCTGGTGTTTATCAGCTTTTACGGGCAGTTTTTCGGATACATCGAGAACATTAGTAATTCCATGATGAACTTCAAGAATGACTCAGTGAGTATTGGTAAAGTGATCGGGATTCTAAATATAGAAGCGGGCAAGAAGCCCTATAAGAAGATTGAAGGAACAGATATCAATGTTAACCAGCTGAAATTTAGCTATGAGGGGAACGATTCATTTGCGCTTGACGGTATATCATTCTCTGTGGGTAAGGGGGAGCATCTGGCGATCGTTGGTCAAAGCGGCAGCGGCAAATCCACCATCGCCAAGCTGTTGACAGGGCAGATGGAACCGCAAGAGGGAACGGTAAGCATTGGCGGCACAGATATCTCTTCGGTGAACAGTGAGAGTGTGTCCGATAAAGTGAGCATAGTTGTGCAGGAACCCGTTCTGTTCAATATGTCGATCAGAGACAACCTGTTGCTGGCCAAGGCCGGGGCAACCGACGCGGAATTGATGGAGTGCTGCCGCAGGGCAAGTATTTATGACTACATTGAAACGTTACCGGACAAGCTGGACACGATCATCGGTGAAAAAGGGGTGAAGCTCTCGGGCGGCCAGAAACAGCGTCTGTCGATTGCCCGGGCTTTTCTGCAGGACAGGGACATCATCATTTTCGACGAAAGCACAAGCGCGCTGGATAGCGAAAATGAGAGTGACATCATTAGCGAACTCAAGAGCCTGTCATCGGGCAAAACCATGATCTCCATTGCTCACCGTCTATCTTCCATTCTGGACTGTGACAAAGTAATGGTTCTGCAAGCGGGCAGGGTCGCTGCCTTCGATACCCATGAGAACCTGTTTAACCGGAACGAAACCTATGATTTGCTGTTCCATAATCAGTATAGGGCAGGTTGAACTATGAAGACCCGGACGCTGAATGCGTCCGGGTTTCGTATTATCTGTATCCTTCAGCATCCGCCGGTTTACCGGCATCTACGACCTCGACCATGTAACGCCAGCAATCCGGCTGCGTGCCATCGTAATCAGTATACCCGTAGACTTGCGCCAGCTCTCCGCTTGAGAGTGACCGTCCGTTCCATCTGGATAATTCGGGGTCTTGAGCAAGAGCAGCGACGGACCGGCCTACATAACGTGGGGATTCCGAGATGATGAAGTGAGGCTCATTGGCAGCAGCATCCCGCCAGTTATCTTCATGTACCCCATAGTGTTCGAGCATCATCTCCGAACGGAGCCAGCCTGGCGTGAGCGCCACCGCTGTACATTCATAAGGCTTAAGCTCCTGGGCAAGAGCCCAGGCCATGCGGATCACGGAGGTTTTGGCCTGATCATAGAACATCGATACCCGGTAATTCGTGGCATTATATTCAGCGAGTCCGTCTGTCATCTCAACAACCAGACCATTCTTACTCTTAATCAGGAGGGGCAGCGCGAAATGGCTAGTAATGAGATGGGTATCTATCGCGAGTCGTAACATGCGCAGGCCCTTCTCAAGGGAATGTTCCCACAACGGTACATTCCATTCGATAATCTTTTCAGCTCCCCAAATATCATTCACAAGAATGTCGAGCCGGCCTTGCTCCTCTTCAATGCGCTTCACCAATTTCTCTACCTGGGCAGGATCGAGATGATCGACTTGAACGGGGATTCCGTGACCGCCAGCCCTGGTGACAAGCTCTGCCGTTTCTTCTATCGTTTCAGGACGGTCATATTCGGAACGGTGGGCCAGCGTCGATCTTCCTGTCACATATACCGTTGCGCCAGCTGCACCCAGCTCGGTAGCAATCCCCCGGCCGGCCCCTCTGGTAGCTCCGGCTACTAAAGCGATTTTCCCACGTAAATCCGTCATTTCGTTATTACCTCCTTTGTTGATTACAGCTTCATTATAGAGTATAGGAATGACATCTATTGTCATATATAGTTTGGAGTTCGCTGTTTAAGTTTGATTTAAGTGTTATGGCTTATGCTGGGAATAAGTCAGGTAGCGTTAATGCTTATTGAACGATAAACAGCCTATAGATGACTACTAACTATACGAGGAGTGTTAATACATGAAAATGATAAAGCTGAACAGCATAAGCGTCATTGCTCTCGCCGCATTACTTACTGTATCCGCCGCGGGATGCTCTAATACACAAGAGGGCAGCGGGGTTGCTGCTGCAACCACTCAATCTGTAACTGCGACCGTGTCACCAAGCGAAGCGTCAGCAACAGAAGGTGCTGTTATTGAATCATCGGAGGCTGCCGTTTCCGCTCTGGACACCACGGAATTATTCAGTGACCGGGATTTAGAACAGGCGGCGGATCTTACTGCTGCAACACAAATGAACCTGGAGAACAATCAGGATGTGACACTGAGTGAGGAAGGCGTGTACGTTTTGAGTGGTGATGTGGACAATGTGACGGTAACGGTTGAGGCTGCCGACGATGCCAAAGTTCAGATCGTTCTTGACGGTGTGAGTATAACCAATGAAGATGCACCTGCCATTTATGTCAAAGCAGCGGATAAGGTATTCGTTACATCCACGGACAGTGAGAACTATATGGAGGTGTCCGGAAGTTATGTGGCGGATGGGGAAACCAATCTGGATGCGGTTATTTTCTCAAGAGCAGATCTGACCCTGAATGGAACCGGAACCTTAGGCATTGTGTCGGATCAAGGGAATGGGATCTCTTCCAAGGATGATCTGAAAATTACCGGAGGCGTGTATACCATAGAGTCCTCTGCAGATGCACTCGAAGCCAATGATGCCATTCTCATCAACGATGGAACGATTACCATTGATACACAGAAGGATGGATTGCATAGCGAGAACGAAGAGGATACTACCCTTGGAAATATCTATATTGAAGGCGGCACGTTAACAATCACTGCTGCTGACGATGCCATTACCGGCAACAACCTGGTTCAAATCGATGGCGGGATGATCAACATTAAGAGTGCAGTAGAAGGTATCGAGGCAAACAACATAATCGTAAATGAGGGTCAGATTACCTTGTATGCGACTGATGACGGTATAAACGCTACACCAAAAGTTAGTTCCGATGCATCAATTGTAGTCAATGGCGGCACGATTGATGTAACTATGGGCAGCGGGGATACAGATGCCTTTGATTCCAACGGAGATCTCTATGTTAATGGCGGAACTATTAATGTAGAAGCAACTTCCGCTTTTGATGCGGATGGTACAGCTGAACTGAATGGCGGCACTGTCACGGTCAATGGCGAACAAATCACTGAAATCACGGAATCACGCGGAGGCGGGTTCGGAGGTGGAGGTGGCCGAGGGGGCGCAGGCGGCGGTAGGGGGACGGGGCAATAATTAAGGGGCGGTTTCATAGTAAAGGCAGGAATAGAGTAAAATGCAAAGAGAGACGTGCATCAGGTACGACTCCAAATTTATAATAGCCGTCTTTAAGGGTGGAGGCTTCAAACTAACAGTTATGAGATAGACCGTTTCCTTTGGACTAGGGCGGATGGGCTACCCTGAATTACTACGTAAAAAAGATTTATATGAAAAAGCCAAAGACACTCTTCCGGAAATCACTGTAAAAAGCTATGTGCAGGCTTTCGAACTGGAATATACGCATAACTCAACTGCTATTGAAGGGAATACGTTAACCCTTCTGGAAACCAAGGTGGTATTGGAGGAAGGACTATCCGTAGGCGGCAAGATGCGGGAAATTTACGAGGTCATTAATCATAATAAAGCTTACCAGTATGTTAAAGCCTGTATTGATCAGAAAAAACCGTTGGATGAAGGTATTATTAAGGATATTCATGCTGTACTGACTGAGAATATAATGGTGGGTGAAATGTACCGCCAGGTGAAAGATTTCTATGCTGATTTGGCTGAAAAAGATGTCACTGATGTAATTGAGCTTGCGGCTTGGACCCATGGCGAATTCGTGCCTATTCATCCGTTCGCCGATGGAAACGGCAGAACTTCGCGGCTGATTATGAACTATCAACTGCTGGCACACGGTTATCTTCCTGTCTCTATTGCCAAGGAATCCCGGCTGGATTACTTCAATGCACTAGAAGCCTATGCTGTGAATCGGGACTTGAAGCCCTTTGCTGATATGATCGCCTCGCTGGAAGAGCAGCAGCTTGACCGCTATCTGGGAATGATTGAGCGGCAGGGGCAGAGAAAACAGCAATCAGAGTGAACTGGAACCGTAGATTCCTGTGGCGTGTGTACACAACTGAACAGAACCGGCAATAAAAACCCTTCTGGCGAAGGGTTTTTATATCGTTTATACTGATAAAACCAATTTACTTCTTAGGAGCTGTGTCGCGAACATGATAAAGAAAGAAGCCGCACATATACGTAAGCAATTTAAGATGGACCACGATCAGCTGCATTTGTTCGATATTCTGAACGTGTATATTATGAAAGAAACCAATGAAATCTACCATTGTGAACGCCAGCCGTTCGCCATGCTGGACCGCGAGAAGCAGGAGCTGTATATGGCGAATTTCCGGAAACTGCTGACCGGCGAGCTGGATCATAAACTGTTCGAGCTGAAGTTCCTGGAGGAAGCTGAGGAGCCGTCGCAGGTCATGCTTCACCAGGGTCTGGTGACGGGAGATCCGGAAGAATGGCAGGACCTGATGCTGATGCTGGTGGATAAAATGCTGGTGGACGTCAAGTATGAGAAGGATGCGGTAATCACGTTTGTCCGCGGACAATACTTCCGGCCGACGAAGGCCCGGAATGACGAAGCCGAAGAAACCGGCAAGGATGAGATGTTCTCACATCCGTTCATTCTATGCAGTGTGAACTCCACGGAACAGCAGCGTAAAACCCTCCTGTTCGATTATGTGGAGCGGGAATTCAAATACAATGTGATGGTCGATCCGATCATCAAGCTTAGTACGCCGGAGCAAGGGTTCTTTTACCCGAGTGTGACGGACAACTATTCGGATATCAATCGTATCCTGTATTGCACAGGGAGCTCGAATAATCCGAACCCTCATTTCATCGAACAGGTGCTGAATGCGGAACGGTCCGTGACAGCCATGGAAGAGAGATCCATCTTCGAAGATATCGTGAAGGAAATAACGGGCGAACAACTCGATGTGGCGACCATTGCGCAGGTATACGAGAGTGTTCACCAGGTCATCGAAGACCACGAGGATGAGGAAGAACCGCCGAAGCTCGATTACCGGGATGTAGAGCGTGTGCTGAAGGCAAGCGGCGTAGAGGAAGTGACGATGGAGAAGGTAGAGCGCGCGTTCGAAACCATCGTTGACAATAAGAATTATGAGATGAAAGCAAGCAGCGTGATCCCGAAATTCACGTCCAAATCAATCAAGATTGATACAAAAGTAGCTTCGATTACGGTCAGCCCGCAGGATCTGAAGTATGTGAGACAGGTGAACTATCAAGGGAAACGCTGTATCCTGATTGAGATTGATGAGGATGCTGTAATTGAAGGGTTTACACTGATGTCGGAGAATCTATCCTGACCTGTACAGATAGATGTATATTGCAAGGGCTATCCCGACGTCTCCTTACGAGAACGGGAAGCCCTTTTATTTGTGTAGGGTTGGTGCGAGTGCGCACGGGCCGAATGTATGCGAAAAACCGAACACAATGTGCTGCGCTAGGAAGAGCTTCCGTATTTCTCCCAAACCGCTGCATACTTCTTCTCCAATATCACCCACCGCTTCTGGTCTCCGTATTTCGCTTGGAGCTGCTTCAGGTATTGCTCCGCAGTCTCTGTATCCCCTGTATCTAGCAGGAACCCGAAGGTCTCCTCACTTAAATGCAGTGCTGTCCGCTGCATATAGTATTCAATAATGGCCCTGGCATCGGTTAAGGTGTACAAGAATTGAAGACTCTGATCCAAATGGAGCAGCAGGTCTGCCGTGAACTTGTCCACAT
This window encodes:
- a CDS encoding ABC transporter ATP-binding protein encodes the protein MRRWDIFKALTRDIAGINKPLLALGLFKIWNLVFGLIPLFLYSFLVNRVLVDKQLNELGLIIGGYLAVYILTTIGITVSKRFSNQLILKYDLRIKNKLLKKLISLEHNEYSKYSIGDVKSRIENDAAVAGKFFTTHILDFIYAVVYAVALAVILLCYDWRIALISFIFVPVSFVTVNFLGGKTKQAGEELWALQIQYETFLHTSFQNWKDIKTNNLEDAQFAELNGHYKKIRHVWFLNQLYMHLGITYSFFTKNFITQLFIYFIGGLFVIKGYSQVGVLLVFISFYGQFFGYIENISNSMMNFKNDSVSIGKVIGILNIEAGKKPYKKIEGTDINVNQLKFSYEGNDSFALDGISFSVGKGEHLAIVGQSGSGKSTIAKLLTGQMEPQEGTVSIGGTDISSVNSESVSDKVSIVVQEPVLFNMSIRDNLLLAKAGATDAELMECCRRASIYDYIETLPDKLDTIIGEKGVKLSGGQKQRLSIARAFLQDRDIIIFDESTSALDSENESDIISELKSLSSGKTMISIAHRLSSILDCDKVMVLQAGRVAAFDTHENLFNRNETYDLLFHNQYRAG
- a CDS encoding DUF4317 domain-containing protein, whose amino-acid sequence is MIKKEAAHIRKQFKMDHDQLHLFDILNVYIMKETNEIYHCERQPFAMLDREKQELYMANFRKLLTGELDHKLFELKFLEEAEEPSQVMLHQGLVTGDPEEWQDLMLMLVDKMLVDVKYEKDAVITFVRGQYFRPTKARNDEAEETGKDEMFSHPFILCSVNSTEQQRKTLLFDYVEREFKYNVMVDPIIKLSTPEQGFFYPSVTDNYSDINRILYCTGSSNNPNPHFIEQVLNAERSVTAMEERSIFEDIVKEITGEQLDVATIAQVYESVHQVIEDHEDEEEPPKLDYRDVERVLKASGVEEVTMEKVERAFETIVDNKNYEMKASSVIPKFTSKSIKIDTKVASITVSPQDLKYVRQVNYQGKRCILIEIDEDAVIEGFTLMSENLS
- a CDS encoding SDR family oxidoreductase gives rise to the protein MTDLRGKIALVAGATRGAGRGIATELGAAGATVYVTGRSTLAHRSEYDRPETIEETAELVTRAGGHGIPVQVDHLDPAQVEKLVKRIEEEQGRLDILVNDIWGAEKIIEWNVPLWEHSLEKGLRMLRLAIDTHLITSHFALPLLIKSKNGLVVEMTDGLAEYNATNYRVSMFYDQAKTSVIRMAWALAQELKPYECTAVALTPGWLRSEMMLEHYGVHEDNWRDAAANEPHFIISESPRYVGRSVAALAQDPELSRWNGRSLSSGELAQVYGYTDYDGTQPDCWRYMVEVVDAGKPADAEGYR
- a CDS encoding carbohydrate-binding domain-containing protein; the encoded protein is MKMIKLNSISVIALAALLTVSAAGCSNTQEGSGVAAATTQSVTATVSPSEASATEGAVIESSEAAVSALDTTELFSDRDLEQAADLTAATQMNLENNQDVTLSEEGVYVLSGDVDNVTVTVEAADDAKVQIVLDGVSITNEDAPAIYVKAADKVFVTSTDSENYMEVSGSYVADGETNLDAVIFSRADLTLNGTGTLGIVSDQGNGISSKDDLKITGGVYTIESSADALEANDAILINDGTITIDTQKDGLHSENEEDTTLGNIYIEGGTLTITAADDAITGNNLVQIDGGMINIKSAVEGIEANNIIVNEGQITLYATDDGINATPKVSSDASIVVNGGTIDVTMGSGDTDAFDSNGDLYVNGGTINVEATSAFDADGTAELNGGTVTVNGEQITEITESRGGGFGGGGGRGGAGGGRGTGQ
- a CDS encoding Fic family protein; the protein is MGYPELLRKKDLYEKAKDTLPEITVKSYVQAFELEYTHNSTAIEGNTLTLLETKVVLEEGLSVGGKMREIYEVINHNKAYQYVKACIDQKKPLDEGIIKDIHAVLTENIMVGEMYRQVKDFYADLAEKDVTDVIELAAWTHGEFVPIHPFADGNGRTSRLIMNYQLLAHGYLPVSIAKESRLDYFNALEAYAVNRDLKPFADMIASLEEQQLDRYLGMIERQGQRKQQSE